Proteins encoded in a region of the Chryseobacterium piperi genome:
- a CDS encoding multidrug effflux MFS transporter: MRNLSIIVFILALLNTLESLSIDLYLPAFPSMARIFQTDIGHIQISISIFFAGFATGQLLWGPLSDKKGRKPMLYCGLILFILGAVAIIFTKNIYVLWTMRFLQAFGGSAGIVIGRAIVIDLYDKEKAVTIFSKQSQISGIAPIVAPLLGSVFLRFWGWNSAFTFLSILGAITLLLVVRFVPETNSRITSPESITDETKLKHQLKAIISNRDFISNTIIGSIAFSSLIIYISNAPLLFMEIHGFSSEVFSIIFAFNSMALIFAAYITPKLVLRMQDTKILLSAALLLFSMSFLHIIVAMNHLPVGLEIAVLYLSLVAIGLLFPITTAHALSPFKEGRGTAAALMGFMQLMVTFLMSALVGFLESKSIMPMVITRVLLALVAVYFAYGTFSRKKIMA; this comes from the coding sequence ATGAGAAACCTGAGTATTATTGTATTTATTTTAGCCCTACTGAACACATTGGAATCGCTGAGTATTGATTTATATCTGCCTGCTTTTCCCAGTATGGCCAGAATCTTCCAGACTGATATTGGACATATTCAAATTTCAATATCTATTTTCTTTGCCGGTTTTGCGACAGGGCAGCTGTTATGGGGACCCTTATCAGATAAAAAAGGAAGAAAGCCTATGTTGTATTGTGGACTGATTCTTTTTATCCTGGGAGCTGTAGCTATTATTTTTACCAAGAATATTTATGTATTATGGACAATGCGTTTTCTTCAGGCCTTTGGCGGAAGTGCAGGAATTGTTATTGGTAGAGCTATTGTAATTGATTTGTATGATAAGGAAAAGGCGGTAACTATTTTTTCCAAGCAATCTCAGATCAGTGGTATTGCTCCGATTGTAGCACCCCTATTAGGAAGTGTATTTTTAAGATTCTGGGGGTGGAATAGTGCATTTACTTTCTTAAGTATTTTAGGTGCCATTACTTTACTGTTGGTCGTAAGATTTGTACCGGAAACCAATTCAAGAATAACATCTCCTGAAAGTATAACGGATGAAACAAAATTAAAACACCAGTTAAAAGCTATTATTTCAAACAGAGATTTTATAAGTAATACCATTATTGGAAGCATTGCTTTTTCCTCTCTTATTATTTATATTTCTAATGCTCCTTTACTATTTATGGAAATTCACGGATTTTCCAGTGAAGTGTTCAGTATTATATTTGCCTTTAATTCAATGGCTTTGATTTTTGCCGCATATATTACGCCTAAATTAGTTCTGAGAATGCAGGACACTAAAATTTTACTTTCTGCAGCTCTTCTTTTGTTTTCGATGAGCTTCCTGCACATAATTGTTGCAATGAATCATTTGCCTGTGGGGCTGGAAATCGCAGTATTATACCTTTCTCTTGTGGCTATAGGTCTTTTGTTTCCTATTACTACGGCTCATGCTTTATCTCCTTTTAAAGAAGGACGCGGAACAGCTGCTGCACTAATGGGTTTTATGCAGCTTATGGTTACTTTTTTAATGTCTGCGTTGGTAGGATTTTTAGAATCTAAATCAATTATGCCTATGGTTATTACGCGTGTTTTACTTGCGTTGGTAGCGGTATATTTTGCTTATGGAACTTTTTCCCGAAAAAAAATAATGGCATAG
- a CDS encoding helix-turn-helix domain-containing protein, translated as MSQEKHIPIHNLTYQEFQLTTLENGHPENFNDIHRHNFFEILWFREVGKESRLELDFENYHIKNNQICIIAPGQVFNMKLRGEKGYVFAISREIFKEVCDIETVLTSGTSPFFLNVANQMTCQLIVDLLEQEYHNSSRIGLMKAYLKAFCIVITEELNSQESLTNEKQRIQQLITLIEENYKVQKDSGFYAEKLNVSTHHLNDIVRLARGTTVKKMIAQRLLLEAKRELSYGALTTKEVAFKLGFNDTSYFSRFFKKQTNYSPEQFKNIRD; from the coding sequence ATGAGCCAGGAAAAACATATTCCTATTCATAACCTGACCTATCAGGAATTTCAGCTGACTACATTGGAGAATGGGCATCCTGAGAATTTTAACGATATCCATAGGCATAATTTTTTTGAAATTCTTTGGTTCAGGGAAGTTGGAAAAGAAAGCCGTCTGGAATTGGATTTTGAGAACTACCATATCAAAAATAATCAGATTTGTATCATAGCTCCTGGACAGGTATTCAATATGAAGTTGCGTGGCGAAAAAGGATATGTCTTTGCGATAAGTAGAGAAATATTCAAGGAAGTCTGTGACATAGAAACAGTTCTTACAAGTGGAACATCACCTTTTTTTCTGAATGTTGCCAACCAAATGACCTGTCAGCTTATTGTAGACCTTCTTGAACAGGAATATCATAACAGTTCACGGATTGGCTTAATGAAAGCTTATCTTAAAGCTTTTTGTATTGTAATAACCGAAGAACTGAATAGCCAGGAATCTTTGACCAATGAGAAACAGCGCATCCAGCAGTTGATTACTTTGATTGAAGAAAATTATAAGGTTCAAAAAGATTCCGGATTTTATGCAGAAAAACTAAATGTAAGTACCCATCATTTAAATGATATTGTCCGGCTTGCGAGAGGAACGACCGTTAAGAAAATGATTGCTCAACGGCTTTTACTGGAAGCTAAAAGAGAATTGAGTTATGGTGCTTTAACGACTAAGGAAGTGGCCTTTAAATTAGGATTTAATGATACTTCTTATTTCTCCCGGTTCTTTAAAAAACAGACAAACTATAGTCCCGAACAGTTTAAAAATATAAGAGATTAA
- the rsgA gene encoding ribosome small subunit-dependent GTPase A, protein MKGKIIKSTGSWYQVLESETNRIFEARIRGKFKLIKTRLTNPLAVGDYVEFQLEQDDIAWITKIEPRKNYLIRKSVNLSKEAHIIASNIDLACFIFTLKYPETSLGFLDRFLACCEAYNITPLILFNKIDVLHDEEIEIVKDIEFLYQEIGYKTLEISSYSRLNLDDLKECLQGKTSVFFGHSGCGKSTLVNALQPGLNLKTSEISDTHLKGKHTTTFAQMYFWDFGGNVIDTPGVREFAMIDIEKEEVQHYFPEIFKKREECKFHNCMHINEPKCAVIDALETGEIQHSRYSTYIKLMEEADELSQK, encoded by the coding sequence ATGAAAGGAAAAATTATTAAATCTACAGGAAGCTGGTATCAGGTTTTAGAGTCGGAAACCAATAGGATTTTCGAAGCAAGAATCCGTGGAAAATTCAAATTGATTAAAACCCGTCTTACCAATCCGCTTGCTGTGGGTGATTATGTTGAATTTCAGTTAGAGCAGGATGATATTGCATGGATTACTAAAATTGAGCCCCGCAAAAATTACCTGATTAGAAAATCTGTAAACCTTTCAAAAGAAGCTCATATTATTGCATCTAATATAGATTTGGCATGTTTTATTTTTACGCTTAAGTATCCGGAAACATCACTTGGTTTTTTAGACCGCTTTTTGGCTTGTTGTGAAGCTTACAATATTACACCGCTAATTTTGTTTAATAAAATAGATGTTTTACATGATGAAGAAATAGAGATTGTAAAAGATATTGAATTTCTTTATCAGGAAATAGGATATAAAACATTGGAAATTTCATCTTACTCCAGATTAAACCTGGACGATTTGAAAGAATGTTTACAAGGTAAAACATCTGTCTTTTTTGGGCATTCAGGATGTGGTAAATCTACATTGGTAAATGCATTACAGCCAGGACTGAATTTGAAAACATCGGAAATTTCAGATACCCATCTTAAAGGAAAGCATACGACTACCTTTGCCCAAATGTATTTCTGGGATTTCGGAGGGAATGTAATTGATACTCCCGGAGTGAGAGAGTTTGCAATGATCGACATTGAAAAAGAAGAGGTACAGCATTATTTCCCTGAAATTTTTAAGAAAAGAGAGGAATGCAAATTCCATAATTGCATGCATATCAATGAACCGAAATGTGCAGTTATTGATGCTCTTGAAACAGGAGAAATACAGCATTCGCGATATTCTACCTACATCAAACTGATGGAAGAAGCAGATGAGCTTTCTCAAAAATAA
- a CDS encoding chorismate mutase codes for MNLKDLKNDWINEFSQPLMIAGPCSAESETQMLETAKRIKETNANVSVFRAGIWKPRTKPNGFEGVGVIGLNWLKKVKEEYGFKTATEVANAHHVFAALEADVDILWIGARSTVNPFTVQEIAMALRGTDKPVLVKNPVNPDLALWIGALERLLGQGITNLGAIHRGFSTYQKTKYRNNPNWQIALDFKSQFPNIPMLIDPSHICGNRTGLADITQEAMNVGYQGAIIESHCNPDEAWSDASQQITPEVLSELIGNLKIRNSGLAGFDDEMGRHRTLISDLDFQLIELLSQRMKISEKIGKLKKENDIAIFQPERWKVITEYATQKAIETGMSQEFIEKVFKAIHEESIEVQNSIMIER; via the coding sequence ATGAATTTAAAGGATTTAAAAAACGACTGGATTAATGAGTTTTCACAACCATTAATGATTGCAGGACCTTGTAGCGCAGAAAGCGAAACTCAGATGCTGGAGACTGCCAAAAGAATAAAAGAAACAAATGCGAACGTGTCAGTTTTCCGTGCAGGGATCTGGAAGCCTCGTACAAAACCGAACGGCTTTGAAGGAGTAGGAGTAATCGGTCTTAATTGGCTGAAGAAAGTGAAAGAAGAGTATGGTTTTAAAACAGCTACGGAAGTTGCCAATGCGCACCATGTATTTGCTGCATTAGAAGCTGATGTTGATATTCTTTGGATCGGAGCGCGTTCTACAGTGAACCCATTCACAGTTCAGGAAATTGCAATGGCTTTAAGAGGAACAGATAAACCTGTTTTGGTTAAAAACCCGGTAAATCCGGATTTGGCATTGTGGATCGGAGCTTTAGAAAGGCTTTTAGGACAAGGGATTACCAATCTTGGAGCAATTCACAGAGGGTTTTCTACGTACCAGAAGACTAAATACAGAAATAATCCAAACTGGCAGATTGCACTGGATTTCAAAAGCCAGTTTCCAAACATTCCAATGTTGATTGATCCTTCTCATATTTGTGGAAACAGAACAGGATTGGCAGATATTACTCAGGAAGCTATGAACGTGGGGTACCAGGGTGCTATCATAGAAAGCCACTGTAATCCTGATGAAGCGTGGAGTGATGCTTCACAGCAGATTACTCCAGAAGTATTGTCTGAATTAATAGGAAATTTAAAAATCAGAAACTCCGGATTAGCTGGATTTGATGATGAAATGGGAAGGCACAGAACCCTGATATCGGATCTTGATTTCCAGTTAATAGAATTGCTTTCTCAAAGAATGAAAATTTCAGAAAAAATTGGAAAGCTTAAAAAAGAGAATGACATTGCTATTTTCCAGCCGGAACGTTGGAAAGTAATTACAGAATATGCAACTCAGAAAGCTATAGAAACCGGTATGTCTCAGGAATTTATTGAGAAGGTTTTTAAAGCGATTCATGAAGAATCTATTGAGGTACAGAACAGTATCATGATAGAAAGGTAA
- the dnaX gene encoding DNA polymerase III subunit gamma/tau, whose amino-acid sequence MENFIVSARKYRPQEFDTVVGQSHITDTLEHAIEENQLAQALLFCGPRGVGKTTCARILARKINEKDGSVSEDGFAYNIYELDAASNNSVDDIRELIDQVRFAPQVGQYKVYIIDEVHMLSSAAFNAFLKTLEEPPAHAIFILATTEKHKIIPTILSRCQIYDFKRIVIEDIQGHLRNIAQKENIQYEDDALYLIAQKADGALRDALSIFDRLSTFSQKNITLAKAAEVLNILDYDQYLNILDLAKENKIPEVLFAFNEIVKRGFDPHIFIAGLGNHCRDLMMAQNTSTIDLIEVGEKTKIKFVEQSQKWSVQQLIDAIEICNHADINYKNSKNPRLTVEIALMQLASLTAQSADVTKKKSL is encoded by the coding sequence ATGGAAAATTTCATCGTATCTGCAAGAAAATATCGCCCACAAGAGTTTGACACTGTTGTTGGACAATCCCATATTACGGATACTTTAGAACATGCAATTGAAGAGAATCAGTTAGCACAGGCTTTACTGTTTTGCGGACCTCGTGGTGTTGGTAAGACTACATGTGCCAGAATTCTGGCCAGAAAAATCAACGAAAAAGATGGTTCCGTTTCAGAAGATGGCTTTGCTTATAATATTTATGAGCTTGATGCTGCCTCTAATAACTCAGTGGATGATATCCGGGAATTGATCGATCAGGTTCGTTTTGCACCTCAGGTCGGCCAGTATAAGGTATACATTATTGATGAGGTGCATATGCTGTCTTCTGCAGCCTTCAATGCTTTCCTTAAGACTCTTGAAGAGCCGCCTGCTCATGCCATTTTTATTCTGGCAACAACAGAAAAGCATAAAATCATTCCTACGATTTTATCCCGATGTCAGATTTATGATTTTAAAAGAATCGTTATTGAAGACATTCAGGGACATTTAAGAAATATTGCTCAGAAGGAGAATATTCAATATGAAGACGATGCTTTATATCTTATTGCCCAAAAAGCAGATGGTGCCCTGAGAGATGCACTTTCTATTTTTGACAGGCTTTCTACATTTTCTCAGAAGAATATTACTCTGGCAAAAGCTGCTGAAGTACTTAATATTCTGGATTATGATCAATATTTGAATATTCTGGACCTGGCTAAGGAGAATAAAATTCCTGAAGTTCTTTTTGCATTCAATGAAATTGTAAAAAGAGGTTTTGATCCCCATATTTTTATTGCCGGATTAGGAAACCATTGCAGAGATCTGATGATGGCTCAGAATACGTCAACCATAGATTTGATTGAAGTTGGTGAAAAAACGAAAATTAAATTTGTAGAGCAGAGCCAGAAGTGGAGTGTACAGCAATTAATTGATGCCATTGAAATTTGTAATCATGCGGATATCAATTATAAAAATTCGAAAAATCCAAGACTTACCGTAGAAATTGCTTTAATGCAATTAGCTTCTTTGACGGCTCAATCAGCAGACGTTACTAAAAAAAAAAGTTTATAA
- a CDS encoding TetR/AcrR family transcriptional regulator gives MPRKVVQGPIRDKEKTKQKLLAAVGKILRVKGYSGLKVSKIAAVAGFDKKLIYEYFGSTDKLIDEYIKSQDYWSKFSPNIEEEVHAGKGKEALTQGILAQFESLKKNKELQKIILWELSESKPILKNILKQREEVGANLFENVTDPYFGEDATRFRAMLALIVSGVYYLNLFPAYNGTEFCGIDMRTNEGRAEIEKVIVDMIDFAYEKKSKQ, from the coding sequence ATGCCTAGAAAAGTAGTGCAAGGCCCCATTAGGGACAAAGAAAAAACAAAACAAAAACTGCTTGCAGCAGTGGGGAAAATCTTGAGAGTGAAAGGCTATTCAGGTCTGAAAGTAAGTAAAATTGCAGCCGTAGCAGGCTTTGACAAAAAGCTTATTTATGAGTATTTTGGGAGCACAGACAAACTTATTGATGAATATATCAAGTCTCAGGATTATTGGAGCAAATTCAGCCCGAATATAGAAGAGGAAGTGCATGCTGGAAAAGGTAAAGAAGCTTTAACCCAAGGAATCCTTGCACAATTTGAAAGCCTAAAGAAAAATAAAGAACTTCAAAAAATTATTCTTTGGGAACTTTCTGAAAGTAAACCTATTCTTAAAAATATACTAAAACAAAGAGAAGAAGTAGGTGCCAATTTATTTGAAAATGTTACCGATCCTTATTTTGGAGAAGATGCGACAAGATTTAGAGCAATGCTGGCTTTAATTGTTTCAGGAGTTTACTATCTGAACCTATTTCCTGCCTATAACGGGACTGAATTTTGTGGTATTGATATGAGAACAAATGAAGGAAGAGCTGAAATTGAAAAAGTAATTGTTGATATGATAGATTTTGCCTACGAGAAAAAAAGTAAGCAATAA
- a CDS encoding aminotransferase class I/II-fold pyridoxal phosphate-dependent enzyme, producing the protein MKIDFTTATFKDFENIPDYSIAQRAEYFYEFLDHMKERGHMTYRLENTSGSDALLNINIANQNKEYVSFVSSDYLGFTQHPKVKQAAIDGIEKYGTGTGASPLIGGYFDYHGALEKRISSFFGRNEDEVVLFTSGYNANSATLQILMQKEDIAILDMGVHASVHEGCAFTNKKTFPHNNLEALEQILRISEDKYRTKLVILDGIYSQEGDASRSSEIYDLVKKYNAYLMVDDAHGVGVLGETGRGALEDNGLLDKVDFITGTFSKTFGNLGGYVIANKKIASFLKFQSRQHIFSVTAPPSSLGIVKAIDLVDEEPFWKDKLWDNINYFKKGLNDLGLDTGITCSAIIPVKIGDQSKMWDIGRILIENGIYANPIMYPAVPRKDARIRMSVTARHEKEHLDKTLNVFDDINKKMHIAKK; encoded by the coding sequence ATGAAAATAGATTTTACCACAGCGACTTTCAAGGATTTTGAAAATATCCCGGATTACAGCATTGCTCAAAGAGCAGAATATTTTTATGAGTTTCTGGATCATATGAAAGAGAGAGGGCATATGACCTACAGATTGGAAAATACTTCCGGAAGCGATGCACTATTAAATATCAATATTGCCAACCAGAATAAGGAATATGTAAGCTTTGTTTCCAGTGATTATCTAGGGTTTACGCAGCACCCCAAAGTAAAGCAGGCTGCTATTGATGGAATTGAAAAATATGGAACTGGAACTGGTGCATCACCTTTGATCGGTGGTTACTTTGATTATCATGGTGCTTTAGAGAAAAGAATTTCCAGTTTCTTTGGAAGAAATGAAGATGAAGTGGTATTATTTACTAGCGGATATAATGCTAATAGTGCTACTTTACAAATTTTAATGCAGAAAGAAGATATCGCTATTTTAGATATGGGAGTACATGCCAGTGTACATGAAGGATGTGCTTTTACCAATAAAAAAACATTTCCACACAATAATTTGGAAGCTTTGGAACAGATTTTGAGGATATCTGAAGATAAATATCGTACGAAACTTGTTATTTTAGATGGAATTTATTCTCAAGAAGGTGATGCTTCACGATCTAGTGAGATATATGACCTTGTAAAAAAATATAATGCCTATCTGATGGTAGATGATGCGCATGGTGTTGGAGTTTTGGGAGAAACAGGAAGAGGTGCACTTGAGGATAATGGTTTATTAGATAAAGTAGATTTTATAACGGGAACATTTAGTAAGACCTTTGGTAATTTGGGAGGATATGTGATTGCAAATAAAAAAATAGCATCATTCCTTAAATTCCAGTCTCGACAGCATATTTTTTCAGTAACAGCACCGCCTTCTTCCTTGGGAATAGTAAAAGCGATTGATTTGGTTGATGAAGAACCGTTTTGGAAAGATAAGCTGTGGGATAATATCAATTATTTTAAAAAAGGGCTTAATGATTTAGGCTTGGATACCGGAATTACTTGTTCAGCTATTATTCCGGTGAAAATAGGAGACCAGAGTAAAATGTGGGATATTGGTAGAATATTGATTGAAAATGGAATTTATGCTAATCCTATTATGTATCCTGCTGTACCAAGAAAAGATGCACGCATCAGAATGAGTGTAACAGCGAGACATGAAAAAGAACATCTGGATAAAACACTTAATGTCTTTGATGATATTAATAAAAAAATGCATATTGCGAAAAAATAA
- a CDS encoding SDR family oxidoreductase codes for MSRNDLNGKVVLIAGGGKNLGGLLSRDFAKKGAKLAIHYNSESSRQESEKTLAEVKALGAEAFLFQGDLTQVGNITKLFDETIKTFGGIDIAINTVGMVLKKPFVETTEAEYDSMFNINSKVAYFFIQEAGKKLNNEGKICTIVTSLLAAYTGLYSTYAGAKAPVEHFTRMASKEFGDRGISVTAVAPGPMDTPFFYGQENDDAVNYHKSASALGGLTDIKDIAPLIEFLVSDGWWITGQTIFANGGYTTR; via the coding sequence ATGTCAAGAAATGATTTAAACGGAAAAGTGGTGCTGATAGCAGGAGGTGGAAAAAACCTGGGAGGTTTGTTAAGCAGGGATTTTGCTAAAAAAGGAGCCAAGCTGGCTATTCATTACAATAGTGAAAGTTCAAGACAAGAAAGTGAAAAAACACTGGCAGAAGTTAAAGCTTTGGGAGCTGAAGCATTTTTATTTCAGGGAGATCTTACACAGGTAGGGAATATTACGAAGCTCTTTGATGAAACTATAAAGACTTTCGGAGGAATTGATATTGCCATCAATACAGTTGGGATGGTTCTTAAGAAACCTTTTGTAGAAACAACAGAGGCTGAATATGATTCTATGTTTAATATCAATTCCAAAGTAGCTTACTTTTTTATACAGGAAGCAGGGAAGAAGTTGAATAACGAAGGTAAAATATGTACTATTGTTACTTCCTTATTGGCTGCATATACAGGTTTATATTCTACCTATGCAGGAGCAAAAGCTCCGGTAGAACATTTTACCAGAATGGCATCTAAAGAATTTGGAGACCGTGGAATTTCAGTAACGGCAGTTGCTCCCGGACCAATGGATACTCCTTTCTTCTACGGACAGGAAAATGATGATGCTGTAAACTATCATAAATCGGCTTCTGCTCTAGGTGGTTTAACCGATATTAAAGATATTGCTCCGCTGATAGAATTTTTAGTGAGCGACGGTTGGTGGATTACAGGGCAAACCATATTCGCAAACGGAGGATATACGACCAGGTAA
- a CDS encoding helix-turn-helix domain-containing protein, with protein sequence MKNDEKKIKRSDEIAGNFFAFLDQHIQDVISGKVSEFMEVNEIAGQLAVSHQHLTDTVKKVKGKHPCYFYDAKIIEQAQLMLAGKDKSIAEIARIFTYDPSNFSKFFKKWMHITPGDFRKTVQNKIPKSSPYLD encoded by the coding sequence ATGAAAAATGATGAAAAAAAAATAAAAAGAAGTGACGAAATTGCTGGTAATTTCTTTGCTTTTTTAGACCAGCATATTCAGGATGTGATCTCAGGGAAGGTTTCTGAATTTATGGAAGTTAATGAAATAGCAGGGCAATTAGCAGTTTCTCATCAGCACCTTACGGATACGGTAAAGAAAGTAAAAGGAAAACATCCTTGTTATTTTTATGATGCTAAGATAATAGAACAAGCCCAGTTAATGCTTGCTGGGAAAGATAAATCAATAGCTGAGATTGCCCGCATCTTCACTTATGATCCCTCGAACTTTTCCAAGTTCTTTAAAAAATGGATGCACATAACGCCAGGAGACTTCAGAAAAACAGTCCAGAACAAAATTCCGAAAAGTTCACCATACTTAGATTAA
- a CDS encoding response regulator transcription factor — protein MEILKTLNETLLNKDSNKNNTCLLNVDEYKNRAMIYSRTENAISVLSDMQANKSYVYKSKIAIELGLEMKEDPSVIDSIWEEEILKKIHPDDKLKKYIHELRFFKLLDRMGEEERADYCVVSRIRVKDKNDLYKLVQHRMFYIYSPYNKKLRFALCLYSFSLDQSALLPSDFLIVNTIKGETLIEDKLNYKNILSQRELEVLKCVGEGYTSKEIADLLFISINTVSRHRQNILEKLKVKNSVKAFNESFHM, from the coding sequence ATGGAGATCCTGAAAACATTGAACGAAACTTTGTTAAATAAAGACTCAAATAAAAACAATACGTGTTTATTGAATGTTGATGAATATAAGAATAGGGCAATGATTTATTCCCGAACTGAAAATGCGATTTCAGTATTAAGCGATATGCAGGCTAATAAAAGTTATGTGTATAAATCTAAAATAGCAATTGAATTAGGGCTTGAAATGAAAGAAGATCCTTCGGTTATTGATTCCATTTGGGAAGAAGAAATTCTGAAGAAGATACATCCGGATGATAAACTTAAAAAATATATCCATGAATTAAGATTTTTCAAGTTATTGGATAGGATGGGAGAAGAAGAGCGTGCGGATTATTGTGTCGTATCAAGAATAAGAGTAAAAGATAAGAATGACTTATATAAATTGGTGCAGCACCGGATGTTCTACATCTATTCTCCCTATAATAAGAAATTAAGATTTGCGTTGTGTCTATATAGCTTTTCTTTAGATCAGTCTGCTCTTCTGCCTTCGGATTTCCTCATTGTTAATACCATAAAAGGAGAGACACTTATAGAAGATAAGCTTAATTATAAAAATATATTGTCACAACGTGAGCTGGAAGTGTTAAAATGTGTAGGAGAGGGATATACCAGCAAGGAAATTGCGGACCTGCTTTTTATAAGTATTAATACAGTAAGCCGCCACAGGCAGAATATCCTGGAGAAACTGAAGGTCAAAAATTCCGTAAAAGCCTTTAATGAAAGCTTTCATATGTAG
- a CDS encoding DUF1349 domain-containing protein, translating into MKRLILSLCTLMLASKGFAQTLEKMTWFNEPAKWEIKNNTLSMFVTAQSDYWRISHYGFTVDDAPFYYSTYGGEFEVKVKINGNYKARFDQMGLMLRTDKENYIKAGIEFVDGKYNLSTVVTHTTSDWSVITLEKIPPAVWIKAVRRLDAVEIFYSFDDKNYILMRNAHLQDNTPVMVGLMAACPDGTGFDAVFENFKVKHLPDERRLKWLENNK; encoded by the coding sequence ATGAAGAGATTAATTTTAAGTTTATGCACTCTTATGTTAGCAAGCAAGGGGTTTGCACAGACATTAGAAAAGATGACATGGTTTAATGAACCTGCAAAATGGGAGATAAAAAACAATACCCTGTCGATGTTTGTAACCGCACAAAGTGACTACTGGAGAATTTCACATTATGGTTTTACGGTAGATGATGCTCCGTTTTATTATTCAACATATGGTGGAGAATTTGAAGTAAAAGTAAAAATTAACGGAAATTATAAGGCCAGATTTGATCAAATGGGTCTAATGCTAAGAACAGATAAAGAAAACTATATCAAGGCAGGAATTGAGTTTGTAGACGGAAAATACAATCTAAGTACTGTTGTAACCCATACTACCAGCGACTGGAGTGTTATCACCTTAGAAAAAATTCCACCTGCTGTATGGATTAAAGCTGTAAGAAGATTGGATGCGGTAGAAATTTTCTATTCATTTGATGATAAGAATTACATCCTCATGCGTAATGCACATTTGCAGGATAACACCCCTGTTATGGTTGGTTTAATGGCTGCGTGTCCTGACGGAACAGGTTTTGATGCTGTTTTCGAAAATTTCAAAGTCAAACATCTTCCTGATGAACGTCGTTTGAAATGGCTTGAAAACAATAAATAA